Proteins found in one Gemmatimonas sp. genomic segment:
- a CDS encoding DUF1353 domain-containing protein, with product MPSHSVPETFSGRSSSFLLEKRMRTQSSADTARSSLYPWRVLRAASAALMVVGLTVVRPRLAEAQLVQQLPASPQVIAGIVRDSVGNGVPNVSVTIRGASLPTPRGTQTNGRGEFSVSVPAGGSYTVSVKTLGFAAQQATVVLEADVSRILEIDFGRAIISRVAAAPNLPFLQPFSDAANWVLHTDLIYRVGDTKDSVVVPAGFVTDFASIPKQLQSIFPALGPYLVAGIVHDYLYWEQSAAGCTRAEADGIFRLVMIENNASLFEYQAMYTVVDLAGGGSWDGNRANRQAGLLRELPVSRRTIKPLTRWPEYRAALHAEGLRPAPVRAISRAFCSHGTRDPRSVLFRRPQTNR from the coding sequence ATGCCTAGTCACAGCGTTCCCGAAACGTTTTCAGGACGTTCATCTTCGTTCCTACTGGAGAAGCGCATGCGCACTCAGTCCTCCGCCGATACCGCACGGTCATCGCTCTATCCCTGGCGCGTACTCCGCGCCGCATCGGCTGCGCTCATGGTGGTCGGGCTGACCGTGGTGCGCCCGCGCCTAGCGGAAGCGCAACTCGTCCAACAGCTTCCCGCGTCGCCGCAAGTCATCGCCGGTATCGTGCGAGACAGTGTCGGAAATGGCGTGCCTAACGTGTCTGTGACGATACGCGGCGCGTCATTGCCGACACCTCGCGGAACGCAGACGAATGGGCGCGGCGAATTCTCTGTCTCGGTCCCCGCCGGCGGGTCGTACACCGTATCGGTGAAGACGTTGGGGTTTGCGGCGCAACAAGCAACCGTCGTTCTCGAAGCCGACGTCTCACGCATTCTGGAGATCGACTTCGGTCGCGCGATCATCTCTCGAGTGGCCGCTGCGCCGAATTTGCCGTTTCTACAGCCGTTCTCGGATGCCGCAAACTGGGTCCTGCATACGGATTTGATCTACCGCGTTGGAGACACCAAAGACAGCGTGGTCGTTCCTGCGGGATTTGTGACCGATTTCGCAAGTATTCCGAAGCAATTGCAATCCATTTTTCCCGCACTCGGCCCGTATCTCGTTGCGGGGATCGTGCATGACTACCTGTACTGGGAGCAAAGTGCCGCTGGTTGCACGCGAGCGGAAGCCGATGGCATTTTCCGTTTGGTCATGATTGAAAACAACGCATCGCTCTTTGAGTACCAAGCGATGTATACCGTCGTTGACCTCGCGGGCGGGGGTTCGTGGGATGGCAACCGTGCCAACCGGCAAGCAGGCTTGCTGCGCGAGTTGCCGGTCAGCCGTCGTACGATCAAACCTTTGACGCGCTGGCCGGAGTATCGCGCTGCGCTGCATGCCGAGGGACTGCGCCCCGCTCCGGTCCGCGCGATTTCTCGCGCGTTTTGCTCACACGGGACTCGAGACCCACGGTCAGTGCTCTTCCGCAGGCCGCAGACGAATCGTTGA